A single window of Candoia aspera isolate rCanAsp1 chromosome 3, rCanAsp1.hap2, whole genome shotgun sequence DNA harbors:
- the LOC134494663 gene encoding protocadherin Fat 2-like, producing MENRFWKRQGLYFLLFFSFFRVMCTSIHFSVLEEKKNGFLVANVLKDLKLKTGELLKRKAHLVSEGTQEYFHLNIPTGNLLVHNKIDREALCGQNDPCLLRSQIVLENPLDIFNIEIKIEDVNDNAPKFWKNKVELDIPENVPQSTTFRLESAQDEDLGENSIRNYTLSPNEHFQLEVHKQEDGSNNMYLALKKMLDREKVPHLGLTLMAIDGGVPQKTGTMQININVLDINDNFPQFSKSEYKVKIKENIVKGTLVTKVEATDLDFGSNAQILYSFDQVPERINNLLHLNERTGEITVWGQIDFEKVKSYSMNIRATDSGGLSGHCKVLIEIEDVNDNAPEVSIITLTSILKEDSPPDTMVALFSVRDQDSGDNSKTVCSMEMNLPFVLKATTNNFYQLVLQSPLDRETLAEYNITITAIDWGSPRLTSTRMINIQISDVNDNPPLFGKSLYDMQIWENNIPGLLIGSVHAVDLDTNLNAKVTYSLLPEKGDVLVPSSISVNSETGNVYALRSLDYEQIRDFRVTVKATDGGSPSLSSEVIVRIIVIDENDNAPFFLYPLQNSTSPCNELVPKSAEAGYLVTKAVAVDGDSGQNAWLSYELLKATDPALFSIGAQNGEVKARRALNERDTNRQRLVILVRDNGLPPQTSTASLNVLLVDGFSDPFLRRVDVSVQEPEEDKTLTTYLVICLAAVSFVFLFCIVVFIVVKVLKKDPQSTFSAAPPHFPPASADTPENCADSQNGSLSRAYRYDVCLTGGSLSSEFRFLRPFIPVFSVGDVNVPGNYKTSSGPQDTPEHIAGDGAKKESLKKAEKMEIRHLGRQVVLFFIYLCNSGMLCEPFRYSVPEEKEAGSIVANVLKDLKVDVKELSARRAQLISKSSRQDFQLDPHSGNIMLKGKLDREIVFDQNDRCVLFSEIVLENPLQVFRIEIQVEDVNDNSPTFSKNQFLFEIPEQTPVNTRFPLETAQDLDKGKNAIQNYILSANEHFKLDVQSQNDSNKYAELLLAKPLDREVIPQFILILEAVDGGIPRRTGTAQLVIDILDTNDNVPQFEQSVYKVQLMENSHPGSLVAKVKATDKDIGSNAHITYTFSQVPTNALRSFKLNNHTGEITLVGKIDYEKTTKYELNIKATDGGGLSAYCKVLVDIEDENDNAPEITISSITSPLPENSRPETLVAVFSINDQDSGDNGRTACNTDANLPFILKPTENNYYHLVTQQPLDREQMSEYNITITATDQGSPRLTSMTVINIHISDVNDNSPMFERTFYDFQLRENSIPGLLIGSVRAVDVDTEHNAKVTYLLLPGKIRDGPASSYISINSETGNLYVIQSIDYEDIQDFQVTVRAVDKGSPPLSSQTMVQVLITDENDNAPFILCPLQNSTSPSSDLVPRAAETGYLVTKVVAVDRDSGQNSWLSYQLLKATDPSLFTVGTQNGEVKTTRPVTNRDNFKHTLIVAVRDNGHPPQSVSATLRILLVDGFSDPYMKIMNNPKGEVPQEGDHTLTMYLIICLVAISSIFLLSAMVFIANKFQKRRTFIGSSNSASNFPVRPNLQENCVDPNIGTPSQAYSYEVCLADGSLSSEFKFLRPLFPVFTMEQPKTLLNPQSRNDFHDLPTQLEEREQISQEETGNMENSFWKRQGLYFLLFFSFFRVMCTSTRFSVPEEKKKGFLVANVLKDLKLKTGELLKRKACLVSEGTQEYFHLDIHTGNLLINDKIDREALCGQNDPCLLRSQIVLENPLDIFNIEIKIEDVNDNSPKFWKNKVELDIPENVPKSMTFPLELAQDGDLGDNSIQNYTLSPNEHFQLELHKNEDGSKNMYLALKKTLDREKVPHLGLTLRAIDGGVPQKTGTMQININVLDNNDNFPQFSKSEYKVKIKENIVKGTLVIKVEATDLDFGSNAQILYSFDQVPERINNLLHLNERSGEITVWGQIDYEKDKSYSMNIRATDGGGLPGHCKIHIEIEDVNDNAPEVSIISLTSILKEDSPPDTMVALFSVRDQDSGDNSKTVCSMEMNLPFVLKATTNNFYQLVLQSPLDRETLAEYNITITAIDRGTPRLTSTTMINVQISDVNDNPPLFEKSLYDMQIRENNIPGLLIGSVHAVDLDTNLNAKVTYSLLPGEGGDGLLPSSISVNSETGNMYALRSLDYEQVKDFRVTVRATDGGSPSLSSEVIVRIIVIDENDNAPFFLYPLQNSTSPCNELVPKAAEAGYLVTKVVAVDGDSGQNAWLSYELLKATDPALFSIGAQNGEVKARRALNERDTNRQRLVILVRDNGLPPQTSTALLNVLLVDGFSDPFLRRVDVSVQEPEEDKTLTTYLVICLAAVSFVFLFCIVVFIVVKVLRKDPQSNFSAAPPHFPPAGADTPENCADSQNGSLSRAYRYDVCLTGGSLSSEFRFLRPFIPVFSVGDVNVPGNYKTSSGPQDTPEQVAANGTKEEAKVPLSEDSAARSGGPSCTVNQAIGANMNSGQSDWLSYH from the exons ATGGAAAACCGCTTTTGGAAAAGACAAGGTctgtatttccttctttttttctcattctttagaGTAATGTGTACTTCAATTCACTTTTCTGtccttgaagaaaagaaaaacggaTTTCTGGTGGCTAATGTGCTTAAGGATTTAAAACTGAAAACTGGGGAGCTCTTGAAACGCAAAGCACATCTGGTTTCTGAGGGCACTCAGGAATATTTCCACCTTAACATCCCTACTGGGAATTTGTTGGTTCATAATAAAATAGACAGAGAAGCTTTATGTGGCCAGAATGACCCTTGTTTACTTCGATCTCAAATTGTGCTGGAAAACCCCTTAGACATCTTTAATATTGAAATCAAAATAGAAGATGTGAATGACAATGCTCCCAAATTTTGGAAAAACAAAGTGGAGCTGGACATTCCCGAGAATGTTCCTCAAAGTACAACATTCCGCTTGGAATCTGCTCAAGATGAGGATCTGGGAGAGAATAGCATTCGCAACTATACTCTCAGTCCCAATGAGCATTTTCAACTTGAAGTACATAAGCAGGAAGATGGAAGTAACAATATGTAtcttgctttgaaaaaaatgctAGATAGGGAGAAGGTGCCACATCTTGGACTGACTCTGATGGCTATTGATGGAGGAGTGCCACAAAAAACTGGCACAATGCAAATTAATATCAATGTTTTAGATATTAATGATAACTTCCCTCAGTTTAGTAAGTCTgaatataaagtaaaaataaaggagaacATTGTTAAGGGAACGCTGGTGACTAAAGTGGAAGCTACAGATCTTGATTTTGGTTCGAATGCACAGATCCTCTACTCATTCGACCAAGTGCCTGAAAGAATAAATAATTTGTTACATTTAAATGAAAGGACTGGAGAAATCACCGTTTGGGGACAGATTGATTTTGAGAAAGTTAAGAGTTATAGCATGAACATCAGAGCAACAGATAGTGGGGGACTTTCAGGGCACTGCAAGGTACTGATAGAGATTGAAGACGTGAATGACAATGCCCCAGAAGTGTCCATCATAACTCTGACCAGCATCTTAAAGGAGGATTCTCCCCCAGACACAATGGTGGCCCTCTTCAGTGTTAGAGACCAAGACTCTGGAGACAACAGCAAAACGGTCTGCTCCATGGAGATGAACCTCCCTTTTGTGCTGAAAGCCACCACAAACAACTTTTATCAGCTGGTGCTCCAAAGTCCCCTAGACAGGGAGACCCTTGCTGAGTACAACATCACCATCACAGCCATTGACTGGGGCTCTCCTAGGCTCACTTCAACAAGAATGATTAATATTCAGATCTCTGATGTCAATGACAACCCTCCGCTTTTTGGAAAGTCTTTATATGACATGCAGATCTGGGAGAATAATATCCCAGGCTTGCTCATCGGCTCAGTCCACGCTGTGGATCTGGACACAAATCTGAATGCTAAAGTGACTTACTCTCTTTTGCCTGAGAAGGGTGATGTCCTAGTGCCCTCTTCCATCTCGGTCAACTCTGAAACTGGAAACGTGTATGCCCTCCGATCCCTGGACTATGAGCAGATAAGAGACTTCAGGGTTACTGTGAAGGCGACTGATGGTGGTTCTCCTTCCCTGAGCTCAGAGGTGATTGTCCGAATCATCGTCATAGATGAAAACGACAACGCTCCCTTCTTCCTGTATCCCCTCCAGAACAGCACGTCCCCATGCAATGAGCTGGTTCCCAAGTCGGCTGAGGCCGGCTATCTGGTCACCAAGGCGGTTGCAGTGGATGGAGATTCTGGTCAAAACGCTTGGCTTTCCTATGAATTGCTGAAGGCCACGGACCCAGCCCTTTTCAGCATAGGAGCGCAGAATGGGGAAGTGAAAGCGAGGAGAGCCCTGAACGAGCGAGACACAAACAGACAGAGGCTAGTGATACTGGTCAGGGACAACGGTCTTCCTCCCCAGACCAGCACTGCATCGCTTAACGTTCTTCTTGTGGATGGCTTTTCGGATCCCTTCCTGAGGAGGGTGGATGTCAGTGTGCAAGAACCAGAAGAAGATAAAACTTTGACCACGTATTTGGTGATCTGCTTGGCCGCAGTCTCCTTTGTGTTCCTGTTCTGTATTGTTGTGTTCATTGTGGTCAAAGTCCTCAAGAAGGATCCCCAAAGCACCTTCAGTGCTGCGCCTCCTCACTTCCCACCTGCCAGTGCCGATACCCCAGAGAACTGTGCTGATTCACAGAATGGGTCACTTTCCAGGGCTTACCGTTACGATGTTTGTTTGACTGGTGGATCCTTAAGTAGCGAGTTCCGATTTCTCAGGCCTTTCATTCCTGTGTTTTCGGTGGGTGATGTTAACGTCCCAGGGAACTATAAGACTTCCTCTGGCCCTCAAGACACACCTGAGCATATTGCTGGTGATGGTGCAAAGAAAGAG TCCCTGAAAAAGGCTGAGAAAATGGAAATACGTCATCTTGGCAGGCAAGTGGTCTTGTTCTTTATTTATCTATGTAACTctggtatgttgtgtgaaccgtTCCGCTATTCAGTGCCTGAGGAGAAGGAAGCTGGCTCAATAGTAGCAAATGTGCTGAAAGATTTGAAAGTAGATGTGAAGGAGCTCTCTGCTCGCAGAGCACAGTTGATTTCTAAGAGTTCCAGGCAGGATTTCCAGCTGGATCCTCATTCTGGGAATATCATGTTAAAGGGTAAACTTGACCGAGAAATTGTATTTGATCAGAATGACCGTTGCGTTCTATTCTCAGAAATTGTGCTGGAAAATCCTTTGCAAGTGTTCAGAATTGAAATTCAGGTAGAAGATGTGAATGATAATTCCCCTACGTTCTCTAAGAATCAATTCCTTTTTGAAATACCCGAACAGACTCCCGTAAATACACGTTTCCCTTTGGAGACAGCCCAAGATTTAGACAAAGGGAAAAATGCTATCCAGAACTACATACTTAGCGCAAATGAACATTTTAAGCTGGATGTGCAAAGTCAAAACGACAGCAACAAATATGCAGAACTGCTTTTGGCAAAACCATTAGACCGTGAGGTGATTCCTCAGTTTATCCTCATTCTGGAAGCTGTGGATGGAGGGATCCCAAGAAGAACTGGTACAGCACAGTTAGTTATTGACATTCTGGATACCAATGATAATGTACCCCAGTTTGAACAATCGGTGTATAAAGTGCAGCTGATGGAAAACAGTCATCCAGGTTCTTTGGTTGCCAAAGTTAAAGCCACTGACAAAGATATTGGATCCAATGCTCACATCACTTACACTTTTAGCCAAGTACCAACAAATGCACTCAGATCATTCAAGTTAAACAACCATACTGGGGAAATTACCCTTGTAGGGAAAATTGATTATGAAAAAACCACTAAATATGAACTGAATATCAAAGCAACAGATGGAGGGGGACTATCTGCTTACTGCAAAGTCCTTGTTGACATTGAGGATGAGAATGACAATGCCCCAGAAATAACAATATCATCCATCACCAGCCCCTTACCAGAAAACTCTCGCCCAGAAACACTGGTGGCTGTGTTCAGTATCAATGATCAAGACTCTGGAGACAATGGTAGAACTGCCTGCAACACTGACGCAAACCTGCCCTTTATCCTAAAACCCACTGAGAACAATTATTACCATCTGGTGACTCAACAGCCATTGGACAGGGAACAAATGTCAGAATATAATATCACCATCACAGCCACTGACCAAGGTTCTCCCAGGCTCACCTCAATGACAGTTATTAACATTCACATTTCAGATGTCAATGACAACTCTCCAATGTTTGAAAGAACTTTCTATGATTTCCAGTTACGAGAAAACAGCATTCCAGGTCTCCTCATTGGATCAGTCCGTGCTGTGGATGTGGACACCGAACACAATGCCAAAGTGACCTATTTGCTGTTGCCTGGGAAAATCAGGGATGGGCCTGCATCTTCTTACATCTCCATCAACTCTGAAACTGGGAACCTGTATGTCATTCAATCTATAGATTATGAGGACATACAGGACTTCCAGGTGACAGTGAGAGCTGTAGATAAAGGCTCTCCTCCACTGAGCTCACAAACAATGGTCCAAGTTCTTATCACAGATGAAAATGACAATGCTCCCTTCATCCTCTGCCCACTTCAGAACAGCACTTCTCCATCAAGTGATCTGGTTCCCAGGGCAGCAGAGACGGGCTACCTGGTCACCAAAGTGGTGGCAGTGGACAGAGATTCAGGGCAGAATTCTTGGCTTTCCTATCAGTTGCTGAAGGCCACAGATCCAAGTCTCTTCACTGTGGGGACTCAGAACGGGGAAGTGAAGACCACGAGGCCGGTGACCAACCGCGATAATTTCAAACACACTCTTATTGTGGCAGTTAGAGATAATGGCCATCCTCCTCAGTCTGTCTCTGCCACACTGAGAATTCTTCTAGTGGATGGCTTCTCAGATCCTTACATGAAAATTATGAATAATCCTAAGGGTGAAGTCCCACAGGAGGGAGATCATACCCTGACAATGTATTTGATTATCTGCTTGGTTGCAATCTCAtccatttttctgctttctgccaTGGTGTTTATTGCAAACAAGTTTCAGAAGCGAAGGACGTTCATAGGGTCTTCTAATTCTGCATCTAATTTCCCTGTGAGACCGAATCTGCAAGAGAACTGTGTGGATCCTAATATTGGGACACCTTCCCAGGCCTACAGCTATGAGGTGTGCTTAGCCGATGGCTCTCTGAGCAGTGAGTTCAAGTTCCTTAGACCTCTCTTTCCTGTTTTTACTATGGAGCAGCCAAAAACACTGCTGAATCCACAGAGTAGAAATGATTTCCATGATCTTCCTACTCAATTGGAGGAAAGGGAGCAGATATCTCAG GAAGAGACTGGGAACATGGAAAATAGCTTTTGGAAAAGACAAGGTctgtatttccttctttttttctcattctttagaGTAATGTGTACTTCAACTCGCTTTTCTGtccctgaagaaaagaaaaaggggtttCTGGTAGCTAATGTGCTTAAGGATTTGAAACTGAAAACTGGGGAGCTCTTGAAACGCAAAGCCTGTCTAGTTTCTGAGGGCACTCAGGAATATTTTCACCTTGATATTCATACTGGAAATCTGTTGATTAACGATAAAATAGACAGAGAAGCTTTATGTGGCCAGAATGACCCTTGTTTACTTCGATCTCAAATTGTGCTAGAAAACCCCTTAGACATCTTTAATATTGAAATCAAAATAGAAGATGTGAATGACAATTCTCCCAAATTTTGGAAAAACAAAGTGGAGCTGGACATTCCCGAGAATGTTCCTAAAAGTATGACATTCCCCTTGGAATTAGCTCAAGATGGGGACTTAGGCGACAACAGCATCCAAAACTATACCCTTAGTCCCAATGAGCATTTTCAGCTTGAACTACATAAGAATGAAGATGGAAGTAAAAATATGTATCTTGCTCTGAAAAAAACACTAGATAGGGAGAAGGTGCCACATCTTGGACTGACTCTGAGGGCTATTGATGGAGGAGTGCCACAGAAAACAGGGACAATGCAAATTAATATCAATGTTCTAGATAATAATGATAACTTTCCTCAGTTTAGTAAGTCTgaatataaagtaaaaataaaggagaacATTGTTAAGGGAACGCTGGTGATTAAAGTAGAAGCTACAGATCTTGATTTTGGTTCAAATGCACAGATCCTCTACTCATTCGATCAAGTGCCTGAAAGAATAAACAATTTGTTACATTTAAATGAAAGGTCTGGAGAAATCACCGTTTGGGGACAGATTGATTATGAGAAAGATAAGAGTTATAGCATGAACATCAGAGCAACAGATGGAGGGGGACTTCCAGGGCACTGCAAGATACATATAGAGATAGAAGATGTGAATGACAATGCCCCAGAAGTATCCATCATATCTCTGACCAGCATCTTAAAGGAGGATTCTCCCCCAGACACAATGGTGGCCCTCTTCAGTGTTAGAGACCAAGACTCTGGAGACAACAGCAAAACGGTCTGCTCCATGGAGATGAACCTCCCTTTTGTGCTGAAAGCCACCACAAACAACTTTTATCAGCTGGTGCTCCAAAGTCCCCTAGACAGGGAGACCCTTGCTGAGTACAACATCACCATCACAGCCATTGACAGGGGCACTCCTAGGCTCACTTCAACAACAATGATTAATGTTCAGATCTCCGATGTCAATGACAACCCTCCACTTTTTGAAAAGTCTTTATATGACATGCAGATCCGGGAGAATAATATCCCAGGCTTGCTCATCGGCTCAGTCCACGCTGTGGATCTGGACACAAATCTGAATGCTAAAGTAACTTACTCTCTTTTGCCAGGGGAGGGTGGTGATGGCCTGCTGCCCTCTTCCATCTCAGTCAACTCTGAAACCGGAAACATGTATGCCCTCCGATCCCTGGACTATGAGCAGGTAAAAGACTTCAGGGTTACTGTGAGGGCAACTGATGGTGGTTCTCCTTCCCTGAGCTCAGAGGTGATTGTCCGAATCATCGTCATAGATGAAAACGACAACGCTCCCTTCTTCCTGTATCCCCTCCAGAACAGCACGTCCCCATGCAATGAGCTGGTTCCCAAGGCGGCCGAGGCCGGCTATCTGGTCACCAAGGTGGTTGCAGTGGATGGAGATTCTGGTCAAAACGCTTGGCTTTCCTATGAATTGCTGAAGGCCACGGACCCAGCCCTTTTCAGCATAGGAGCGCAGAATGGGGAAGTGAAAGCCAGGAGAGCCCTGAACGAGCGAGACACAAACAGACAGAGGCTAGTGATACTGGTCAGGGACAACGGTCTTCCTCCCCAGACCAGCACTGCGTTGCTTAACGTTCTTCTTGTGGATGGCTTTTCGGATCCCTTCCTGAGGAGGGTGGATGTCAGTGTGCAAGAACCAGAAGAAGATAAAACTTTGACCACGTATTTGGTGATCTGCTTGGCTGCAGTCTCCTTTGTGTTCCTGTTCTGTATTGTTGTGTTCATTGTGGTCAAAGTCCTCAGGAAGGATCCCCAAAGCAACTTCAGTGCTGCGCCTCCTCACTTCCCACCTGCCGGTGCCGATACCCCAGAGAACTGTGCTGATTCACAGAATGGGTCACTTTCCAGGGCTTACCGTTACGATGTTTGTTTGACTGGTGGATCCTTAAGTAGTGAGTTCCGATTTCTCAGGCCCTTCATTCCTGTGTTTTCGGTTGGAGATGTTAACGTCCCAGGGAACTATAAGACTTCCTCTGGCCCTCAAGACACACCTGAGCAGGTTGCAGCTAACGGCACAAAGGAAGAG